GCTATCAATCAGCTGTGCGTCCCTCCTGCAAATGCGTCTGTTGAAAGCCCAGACCTTTCAACGGGGAGGAGGATGTTCGGAGCAGCAGCTAATCCCGTTTCACAACCTACAAATTAGTTTTCTTAATTATAGCCGAAATATGTGCGTGTCCACGggtctaaagcagcttctaaaacctTTTCGCgttaataagtcgcattcactttgacaccagcctcgataaaaacgattagaAAATTGGGaatattttttcatcagaaaacaaaatgttaggaaattcgccaagttcgtgcaagcgcaacaactcctttgctctttcacactgaacttcttttttctggggtgaaagatcgtgtgctttttggaacttgtaagccttgaccttgagctcatttttcaatatgcgttgaatgctgtcttgcgatattctCAGTTCTTTGGCcgttccacttcgacgtggatatcgttcaagtcgagcctttactttccgaaccatttctggcgttgtggCGTTTTTTTtcgtccacctccatagcgtttagCAATTctacgttttatagtgcgatacacaaacattttattcactttgaggtgactgagctcacgaacaatggctggttgtgattttccagcaaaatgtaacgcaatcacactattacgtttgaattctatcacagaaaaaaaaaattcaacaaaactgagacgcaaatgcttttgattgtttataaacaaaacattagaacaattttgacgttgatgtcatgagctgttttacagattcaagcagtgtgaagttggtaacacttcatatcgttcaccctgtatagctaacaaaaaatattggaagctCAACAAGAAATCTGTCTTAAACAAACCCGAATTATCACAAATCTACGATGATTTCGTAGAAAGACTGAAAGTGGCAATTCATATGTTTGTACCAAAGATTCAGTCCAAACCGGCCTGGTACAATTCTAGGCTCATTTaccttaataataaaaataaaataacgcaaAACTTTATGAAGCGTACAATCGGTTCCAAAAACAATTCGATGTTGTGAACTAATCTTATATCAGAACTACATTTCTAAAGTAGAGTGGtatcagagaaaatatattagtaaatctTTTTTGGTAGTTTATTATCGATAAAAAGAAAACCTCCAGAATTCCGGGTAAAATGCATTATTTGGGGGAAACATTGTCAGACATTCAAAATTTAGTAAcctttttgcagatttttttcgaTCTGTTTATGTTTGTCAATCTGACACCGGAATAGAAAATACGTCTTTTAACAGCTCACGTACAAATAAAGGTTGCCAGCTCTCATTTAATTATGTACTCAGGACCCTTTCGGCCTTGACAAATGAGCCAAATCCTTGAGAAGATGGCTTCActtctatattattaaacaacttTGCTACATATTTAGCAAAACCATTAACGATTATCTTCAATAAATCACTAGCTTCTAGtgaatttttacataattgcaaAATATCGTTTAGCAtacccatacatatgtaagtctgGAAGCAAGTCGGATGTTCAAAATTATCGCCCTATCTGCAAACTTTCTTGCATACCTAAACTCGTTGAAAAACTAGTAcatgatttgattttcttctaaATTTCAGATCGCATATCGCCTTATCAGCACAGCTTTGTTTTGGGGTAGATCTGTTAGGGTTATTCGCAAATTTTGTCTTAAGCCAATTTGAAACAAGCCAACAATCCGATGTCTTGTTAGATCAAACCTCAAATAATGCAGCATTATTTGCGATCCATTCTAGTTATATGGGTTGATCTCTAAGAATTGAGACTTGCCATTCATTCCCTTCGTTGACCTTGTagtttgcctgcatataaaagtagatgtctTTTGTAAGTATGATATTACCAACTTTAAAAAtacgaagaaaaattttatcGATAATGTTTATAAGAGACATAGTTACGAACCATATCAAATGTCATTTGATGCTGGAgttaatactttttaattgtcGCACTCGTAACCTTAAACTcagcaatatgttccatttaccttatcacaaTACCAATTTCTAACCAATTACGTACCAACTATGTAATAATTTAgatatattctctaactcacgagagactttcaagtcaaaacttaatctggggatacattttttgaattgtgactaatgtatctcaaattattgtttaccatatgttatatttaagctttagtaTTAGTAATCTATCTGAGTTGTACTTAACTTgatgaaagaataaataaataaagtggcACTTTTGCGTGTTTTGCCGAGCtcttccttttatttgtggcgtacgtcttgatgttgttccacaaatggagggacctacagttttaagccgactccgaatggcagatattttttatgaggagttttttcatgacagaaatacactcggaggtttgccattgtctgccgagaggcAACCACTATTAGCaacaactttttcttagttttgatgtttcacagagattcggaACTACCTACTCCGGAATcatagtcacgtaccaacccattcgtctacggcggccgccattgataaatacaaataccaataaataaaattttgttttcctaCCGTTTATATTGAGTCGCAGCATTCCTCTTTGTGTATACGAGCAAGGCCATCATTGGTCGCCTTTATAACTCGACATGATATTGCGATGATGATTTAACTATAATTTGTCTAACCTGTtcttttcttcctcttcttacTTTACAAAAAGGAGATAGACAATATATTTGAGTGGAAATGGGGTACCAGTAATAGCACTCAacatacaaaagaatttttgttcGAGATTGGGATTCTATGTTACGAGTATTACTTACCCAATGCTTAAAGTCAAGCGATGGCTGACGTATTCAGCATATTAATTTGGTTCATGCTTCTGAACGTTaagagataaataaatttacttgaaaaattcATAGCGgcaatttgtaaataatttcattaatatgCATATGTTGGTGAAGATAGgtgtataattattattactttcaTGTGGGATATATGGATATGcctatgcatatatacatacatttacatatataacgTTTCCCTGGCAATTTATTAAGTTTGCTGCCGCGAACGCGTTTAAGCGAAAATATAAGTCAAAGAACTTGTAAAATTCCATACAAATGTTATAACCCAAATCCCCTTCCAACACATTTTTCGTAGCTTGTTTGTATTCGGTTCGCatgcattttaatattatatggtAACAATACTGTTCTCTTACGTGATTTCTCTTTTGCTTtgcattttcatacaaatatggcAACACTACTTGGAAGTTTATCAATATTGAGACAATTTAATTggttgcaagcgtctaaaatatgtatatattgtatttcttttattcaaacaaaaaacaataattatatcaataatatGTTCGCTGTTACTGTTTACAGCCTCTCCCCATCTCTAGAccgatttgttgatgccgttcagccgtaaatcgcctggtctggtctCAAAGAATTcaatgagccagtttttaaggggcTCTTTATTATCGAAGGTTACGCCCTTCATATGATTTTACAGGGAGCGGGAAAGATAGTAATCGGTCGCTGCaaagtccggagaatacggcagatgctgaaggacctccgtTTCAAGCTCTTGGAGcgtggctttgacgacttgtgcaatatggggcctggcgttgtcgtgaaggagtatggtttgaccgtGTCGATCAGGTCTATTCAGtagaatagcctcattcacgcgaagtatctgggcaatgtagagctccttgttaactgtggcattcttttcgagcttttcccagtgcaccatgccctcccagtcccaccaaacacatatcatgatcttctttgggtgaagatccggcttgacccCGGCTTCAGCGTACCTCCTTCCTTTGGTTCATATAATATtaatgtattgtacatatagGCACCATTCTCATCTCCTGTGACGATTAGGTACAAAAAGCGCTAAGACGCTGAGAAGctatttgaaggcgactttctttgtgtttttcgttgagctcgtgaggcacccaggctcctaATTTTTGGGTAAATACCACTGAATGAAGGATATTGTCAATATTGAGAatcgtttaattttttcatccaaTTCACGACTGTATTAGTGActattctccttcaaaagtgatttgagatctTCTTCAACTAATTCAGAAGACCTTCCGCTGCGCGACgagtcatcgacgtcaaagtcggaattttttaactttgcaagccatttccgtgctgtagactcgcctataaCACCGTCTCCATACACgtgggctgcttcggcagctttttgatctCGATGAAAAGCATAGATGAGCAGATGTCGAATATGTTGTTTTTTTCCTCCTGAGTTTTACATTTAtgagcctcaaaactaataaaaaatcaaataactcaaaaatataattaacatagttttgtaaagcagaaagagttctatcgaatgaatacttacaatTAGTCAAACAGCatacaaatcgttgtaaaataaaagaaaatatgaaaacgctatgaacttattccccaacctaatacatACACAAGAGTAAAACAAACGAGCGACAGTTGAAATATAATTTCCATCAAGCACGCAATAGAAATAGTTAACAATTCTCTAATGCCTAAcaaatcattgtaaaataaaaaaatataaaaacgctatgaacttattcctcaacctaatatatacacaaaaataaaaaaaaacaagtgacAGTTTAAACACAATTTCCTTGAAACACGCAATAGAAATAGTTGACAATTCTCTCAAGCCTAAAACCTGAAGACCCTGggtttatatattaattattattaaaacgtGGTAAACGCTCTTTGTGATATGCACTagtaattattgtatttatatgtattttacttCCATATGTGCTATTACTTACTTAACGAAAGCTGTGAAATCATTAAGCGCAAGCTCACAGCCTGGCCAACGACACATTCCATGTGCATACAGTGGATGATAGTATTTCTTTGGACTGTAAGTGTTTTTATTGCTATCAACAGTGGTAGCTTTGGTTGCTAAAGCGTCTGTGCCATTATATTCGCCATTGTTATCGCTGCTGCTCCCACTGCTGCCGCTGCTTATTGCATCCAATAGACTTCCAAAGTTTGGCGTCGTCGGTGCACCACTGACGCAGCCACTGCTTgcagccgttgcagcagctgctgCTGCAGCTACTACTGCCACAGCTGCGGCGGCATTGCGGGGTGGTACTTGTGCATGCGATGCAGCAGTAGCAGCCGCTATTGCTGCTGCACGCAGTGTCGACGGTACGCCCAATACTGGAGCTGTTGATGCAGGTGACAAAGTCGTTATTGGCGACATTGTTAGCGGCGGTGGCAGTGTTATTAAAGACGACGCTAGGTTGGTTTTGCCTTGACCCAAATGATAATGTTGTTgtggttgctgctgttgttgaggTTGCAGGTCTTGGCGCGATAAGGATGACTGGGTAGTTTCTAGCTTATGTCCTGATTGTATGTGGTGTTGTGAGTTAGCCGACGGTGGCGTGGTGGTTCTAATATCCTGTATGTCACTACGAACTTCATGCGTCTGACGTTTGATGTTATCTCTGTTGCCACTACCATTGTCAAATGTGCTATTTTGATTGCTATTGCTGCTACCTCTACTACGACTCCTACTTCCTCCTCCAACGCTGCTGTGTTGGTATTGCATATATTCTGTGaagtaaacaatgaaaaataaaattacatcaaCATAAGGAAAGCATGTATTATTGTAAGTACTAATGTATgattttttagttcaaaatatgaattaattaattcacCATTTATATCATCAGTTATACTGCTGACTTGGCCTACGGGATTCGTCCAGGATGTGAACTCATCCATTTCAATAGCTGTGGAGTGGTGACTATTACTGCCAATGTTTTCTTCGTCAAGCGAGGAAGATGGCGATGGCGCGGTTAAGCAGAGTGCCTGAGTGATATGTTGCATGTGCTGACGCTGATTATGCGATGCTGTCATATTGTTTTGATCATGCTTGTCGATAAACATCCTCCCATTGGGGAGAGGGTGATTACTAGACGTCCCCTGCATATTGTCTTCAGCTACCGCCGACATTAACTCATCCTCTGGGAAAATATTAGTGGTATGTTGGGTACTATCACTGTCGTCGCCTTGTGCACACGCTTTACTCATGTAATGCGACTGTAGTTctttttggtgttgttgttgccgtATTGTACTTCTATTTCTATTAAGAACCTTATTATTGCTGCCATTCTCCTTATACCCAGAGTTTCGCTTatgatattgaaaaatgttactACTGGTCGCACTGCTCGAGCGGCTAGCCTGTTGCAGCTGTTCTCTTCCTTCCATGAATTGAGTACTTGAAGGCttaaaatcaccacttaaactgGTTTCATTCCGCTCCTTATACGGTTCTCCTAGAATTGACTTACACTCTGAACTGAACCTAGATGGATCTTCCTTTGATTGATGTTCTTGCAGTAGTTGATGCTCGTGTTGTTCagatgttgttttttgtataagCTTTATAAATTGTGTCTTGTCATAAGCACTGGGTATGTCATTGTTCTTGtcattatttttactattatcgCTCAcgttagtattttttattttgctactcACTGCTTGATTGTTAATAGCCGCATcgtaatgttgttgttggttttgctgTTCTCTATATTCAGAGAgtggttttgttaaattttgttcatgTTGTAAATACATTTCTTGTTGCAATAAATATTTCGACTCGTAGTATGTAGCATTTTTTCTGGCCAATGAATGCGGGTGCTCTTGTTgcaaatgaaattgttgatgtTCATGACTGAACGGATTGCTACATGGTGGTGGAGAGTTGTTGACCTGGGCTTGAAAGTCCAATTGCAATGGCTTCACAAATCCTGGAAtgtatagaaatataaataaaaagaagccGGCTTAATAAActatatatgtaataaaaaacaaaaaatatattagttggcgcataaacttctgttatgtgtttggccgagctcctcctcctatttgtggtgtgcgtaatgatgttgttccacaaatggaggggcctacagttttaagccgactggaaaatgggtttctttgcactcggaggtttaccattgcctgccgaggggcgacctctattagaaaaaacgttttcttttattttgctgtttcatgcacgcaaCAACCCACtcgcttaagggggtagtatggtatttttttttttttcattttttttttttttttttttaaattattctataacatcttaagattattgtgtgaaagtttgaagtgcattagagtaaaattgacaaagacacaaaggattaagtatctacctctccaaccggatttcacgctgccgaaaatctttaaacgcgtttttctcacacttgccttttttacggtcggtgtccactgtagattcatatctactgcaccgattcttttcaaatttggtttttttgtttctttattttattcacgaggtaatgacgtcgagttttttttttttttaattttgtcatattttaaaacaacaaagttttcaagttttgtttatgaaaaatcggtgttttgacttcaaagcgctttaaaaaattaaaaaaaaaaaaaaaaaaaaaa
The Anastrepha ludens isolate Willacy chromosome X, idAnaLude1.1, whole genome shotgun sequence DNA segment above includes these coding regions:
- the LOC128869150 gene encoding myb-like protein AA isoform X1; amino-acid sequence: MCSCILIRVMKQSTFLNKILRQFRKKQVCTEGKSINKSINWERKQRLKIKSNLKHSAYKSREIINRKSRASLKIEGKSTNKVNFIEFNKRNETALKEHKIPVASTRRASSEILKFSSPHSVSDISAHIKSEGNYKEHPIESITHTKTRESSVFGYKRLPNGNVMPKIQNRHSNLTFSVQNCMCCNSTACTSDVTKSDFDLRSNHNFYELQPAKKSYRHEHHETFLSNKTQLLKETLSTMQLQHHLSVQQQELIQQLQFVQRQYLMHQGFVKPLQLDFQAQVNNSPPPCSNPFSHEHQQFHLQQEHPHSLARKNATYYESKYLLQQEMYLQHEQNLTKPLSEYREQQNQQQHYDAAINNQAVSSKIKNTNVSDNSKNNDKNNDIPSAYDKTQFIKLIQKTTSEQHEHQLLQEHQSKEDPSRFSSECKSILGEPYKERNETSLSGDFKPSSTQFMEGREQLQQASRSSSATSSNIFQYHKRNSGYKENGSNNKVLNRNRSTIRQQQHQKELQSHYMSKACAQGDDSDSTQHTTNIFPEDELMSAVAEDNMQGTSSNHPLPNGRMFIDKHDQNNMTASHNQRQHMQHITQALCLTAPSPSSSLDEENIGSNSHHSTAIEMDEFTSWTNPVGQVSSITDDINEYMQYQHSSVGGGSRSRSRGSSNSNQNSTFDNGSGNRDNIKRQTHEVRSDIQDIRTTTPPSANSQHHIQSGHKLETTQSSLSRQDLQPQQQQQPQQHYHLGQGKTNLASSLITLPPPLTMSPITTLSPASTAPVLGVPSTLRAAAIAAATAASHAQVPPRNAAAAVAVVAAAAAAATAASSGCVSGAPTTPNFGSLLDAISSGSSGSSSDNNGEYNGTDALATKATTVDSNKNTYSPKKYYHPLYAHGMCRWPGCELALNDFTAFVK
- the LOC128869150 gene encoding myb-like protein AA isoform X2 — protein: MKQSTFLNKILRQFRKKQVCTEGKSINKSINWERKQRLKIKSNLKHSAYKSREIINRKSRASLKIEGKSTNKVNFIEFNKRNETALKEHKIPVASTRRASSEILKFSSPHSVSDISAHIKSEGNYKEHPIESITHTKTRESSVFGYKRLPNGNVMPKIQNRHSNLTFSVQNCMCCNSTACTSDVTKSDFDLRSNHNFYELQPAKKSYRHEHHETFLSNKTQLLKETLSTMQLQHHLSVQQQELIQQLQFVQRQYLMHQGFVKPLQLDFQAQVNNSPPPCSNPFSHEHQQFHLQQEHPHSLARKNATYYESKYLLQQEMYLQHEQNLTKPLSEYREQQNQQQHYDAAINNQAVSSKIKNTNVSDNSKNNDKNNDIPSAYDKTQFIKLIQKTTSEQHEHQLLQEHQSKEDPSRFSSECKSILGEPYKERNETSLSGDFKPSSTQFMEGREQLQQASRSSSATSSNIFQYHKRNSGYKENGSNNKVLNRNRSTIRQQQHQKELQSHYMSKACAQGDDSDSTQHTTNIFPEDELMSAVAEDNMQGTSSNHPLPNGRMFIDKHDQNNMTASHNQRQHMQHITQALCLTAPSPSSSLDEENIGSNSHHSTAIEMDEFTSWTNPVGQVSSITDDINEYMQYQHSSVGGGSRSRSRGSSNSNQNSTFDNGSGNRDNIKRQTHEVRSDIQDIRTTTPPSANSQHHIQSGHKLETTQSSLSRQDLQPQQQQQPQQHYHLGQGKTNLASSLITLPPPLTMSPITTLSPASTAPVLGVPSTLRAAAIAAATAASHAQVPPRNAAAAVAVVAAAAAAATAASSGCVSGAPTTPNFGSLLDAISSGSSGSSSDNNGEYNGTDALATKATTVDSNKNTYSPKKYYHPLYAHGMCRWPGCELALNDFTAFVK